A portion of the Toxotes jaculatrix isolate fToxJac2 chromosome 16, fToxJac2.pri, whole genome shotgun sequence genome contains these proteins:
- the c16h18orf54 gene encoding lung adenoma susceptibility protein 2, with the protein MEHGSLVGEFLSPESTVTSLLSSSGHLRSSLLPPEHNTTFRYRDKDYDSASAALDAYIADFERSCHNSGTVTGRVVLPHSPPSTPSRPRVNTLRNRDVLRESLTERELDFLNLPVSSLHHSGNRDRLSMTTDELLSIPYDGSMPVTHTSAFIQGLLSQSGASQPRQTSSSAEHRACAGLSRSHAAPRPNHHHSHLIRTARTSRRRPGAAVLKTLDDLSSVSSFKPEHRAAGSEWAEPSSLLHLPHRFTRNKADPGSSGMSSVSEQKGGSSVEAWIQRCDRSKLPPPPESKLWDDHGFLPPAAPRTGAPSWVAELEEDDDADQTCSQVDSQLTLRDLRLQFAEQISLLAAERKSSDIMETVFRDNRIECLIQKADQVLNSLSQSCEGADSRADSVSPVNTEEQLLGSPSHGPLFTLDTAAAAAAAAAGGGTEALTDRGAQTLDCGLSGNSIWKQPGPVEALKQMLFRLQAVEGRLQQQEASAAPALTDRPQMEQTPVKQRPEGEAELESFSGGPSLQRALHHLSRLKLLVEEPRKKHREEEEEKDEDEGRYSSSSADGLVCAQQKPF; encoded by the exons aTGGAGCACGGCAGCCTGGTCGGGGAGTTTCTGTCTCCGGAGTCCACGGTGACCTCGCTGCTGTCGAGCTCAGGTCATCTGAGGAGCAGCCTACTGCCTCCTGAACACAACACCACCTTCAGATACAGAGACAAG GACTATGACTCAGCCTCGGCAGCGTTGGATGCCTACATCGCAGACTTTGAGAGGAGTTGTCATAACAGCGGGACAGTGACAGGACGAGTCGTTCTGCCTCATAGTCCCCCCTCCACACCGAGCAGACCCAGAGTGAACACACTCAGAAACAGAGACG TTCTCAGGGAGAGTTTGACTGAAAGGGAGCTTGACTTCCTGAACCTCCCCGTCAGCTCGCTTCATCACAGCGGCAACCGAGACAGACTCTCCATGACGACGGATGAGCTGCTGTCTATCCCTTATGATGGCTCGATGCCTGTCACCCACACATCTGCCTTCATCCAAG GCCTCCTGTCCCAGTCTGGAGCCTCCCAGCCGCGCCAAACCTCCTCCAGTGCAGAACATAGAGCCTGTGCTGGGCTCAGTAGAAGCCACGCTGCCCCCCGACCGAACCACCACCACTCTCACCTGATCAGAACAGCAAGGACCTCCAG AAGAAGACCAGGAGCTGCTGTGTTGAAAACACTTGATGACTTATCGTCTGTGAGCAGCTTTAAG cctgAACACAGAGCGGCGGGGTCAGAGTGGGCAGAGCCGTCCTCGTTGCTCCACCTCCCTCACCGCTTCACCCGCAACAAGGCTGACCCGGGCTCCTCTGGAATGAGCAGCGTGTCTGAGCAGAAGGGTGGATCCAGCGTGGAGGCCTGGATCCAGCGCTGTGACCGCAGCAAGCTGCCGCCACCCCCAGAGTCGAAGCTGTGGGACGACCACG GTTTTCTTCCACCCGCAGCTCCCAGAACTGGAGCTCCATCCTGGGtcgcagagctggaggaggatgatgatgctGACCAGACATGTTCACAG gttGACAGCCAGCTGACTCTCAGAGATCTGAGGCTTCAGTTTGCTGAACAGATTTCACTGcttgctgcagagagaaaaagctcCGACATCATGGAAACTGTGTTCAGAG ACAACAGGATCGAGTGTCTGATCCAGAAGGCGGATCAAGTGTTGAACTCTCTGTCTCAGAGTTGTGAAGGAGCAGACAGTCGTGCTGATTCAG TCAGTCCAGTGAACACTGAGGAGCAGCTGCTCGGTTCACCCTCACACGGTCCTCTGTTCACTCT ggacacagcagcagcagcagcagcagcagcagcaggcggtGGCACAGAggctctgactgacagaggagcTCAG ACTTTGGACTGCGGCCTCAGTGGAAACAGCATCTGGAAGCAGCCTGGTCCAGTGGAGGCTCTCAAACAGATGCTGTTCAGACTGCAGGCAGTGGAGGGGAGGCTTCAGCAACAAGAAGCATCAGCGGCTCCAGCACTCACCGACAGGCCACAAATGGAGCAGACTCCAGTAAAGCAG agacCTGAAGGTGAGGCCGAGCTGGAGAGTTTTTCTGGTGGACCGTCACTACAAAG AGCTCTGCATCACCTGAGCCGTCTGAAGCTTCTGGTGGAAGAacccagaaagaaacacagagaggaagaggaggagaaggatgaaGACGAAGGACGCTACTCTTCCTCATCTGCCGACGGGCTCGTCTGTGCCCAGCAGAAACCTTTCTGA